Proteins encoded in a region of the Equus asinus isolate D_3611 breed Donkey chromosome X, EquAss-T2T_v2, whole genome shotgun sequence genome:
- the RTL9 gene encoding retrotransposon Gag-like protein 9, giving the protein MADTSIPLHSLRFNTMPKEENVVPQNRGTTISGPMIESRAEAQILQSCVQPIVSTSASDPGGMSTQLMTSPAFDTMSTPLMGASNSGALSPLLMPASDAGALSPLLMPASDSEGLSPLLMPTSDSGALSPLLMPASDSGTLSPLLSTSDYGLMSPGLMTIPDFGTVSTALMAGPDSAEISPLAMPAPSSGAMSSPIITSSSEDMSTPLMLAPDLGEISPLLMPDVNPGVMSTQPVPAPGSEAMSPLQITDEDTEAMSKVLMTALASGEISSLLMSGTDSEAISSLIMSALASGATSTQPTNTQDSGEMSTQLMSGPDSKVVSSPRVSAPGSGAMSTLLLSVPDAGEMSTLPKPAPDAEAPSPLLMSALTSGVMPTQLMPAHGSGVMPPQLTQNLDSQITSTPLMRTAASVTMSTPPVRASDPGAMSTPRMRTSGSGNMSTLLKTVPDSGALSTPLMTVTTSGAMSMEQMSTTASRVMSTQLTMARTSGATSTGFTKATANGAMSTLRTRAPASGMRSTSLRRAPASGAMSTQTITAPASETKCMLQLTAPASGSMSTLQTRAPVSGAMSMSQRRATASGVMAVPQMKASASGAISTPLLTAKASGAMSTPLMRDTASGMMSVPRMRAMASGALSKPLTTSKTSGATFGQQMTTAASGEISAMLMGDTTSGAMSMQQMTDAASAGMSTPLMRAPASGDMSIPQMTATASGTMSTPLMRAPGPGTMPTAVMRATVSGKMPSQPMSTQDSPGMSRVLMRSVTSGGMFPLQIQALASEMMSTPKVRAPASGAMSTPRMRASDPGDMSTLLTRTSSSGEMSPPLTRPPASGEIATPLRAPAYGAMSTPQMTATASGMMSMPQMRAPISGVMSTPLMRSMAPGVMSMPQMTATASGGVSMPLMRAPASGATPTSQVMPTASGEMCTLSLRAPASGVMSPPLLRAPVSGGMSTPLRRSSASEAESTELMRAPASGKIATAQTTTMASEGMSKTLMRATASGTMPMPLMSPMASGETSMPLMKSMASGTMSTLQTRVLSSGSTPLPQTIYATSGGMPTPPMRASASGAMSTPLLRASASGMMSMPLLRAATSGGVSMPLMRAPGPGAMSTPQMAVTASGMMSTLEIKATHSGEKSASHVNITASGSKSTPHVTATTPETMNPPPKEVPSFGMLTPALCYLLEEQEAARGSCPVEEEVEIDEEKQMKVFLDDSEKMAFLVSLHLGAAERWSILQMEVGNPLSGENKSFLSRAQGLYDSLSEIDILSAVLCHPKQGQKSVRQYATDFLLLARHLSWSDAILRTRFLEGLSEAVTTKMGRIFLKVAGSLKELIDRSLYIECQLAEEKDSPGSSSQVLLSACKRNNEEAMENELNSHQQTEEHHHVPKRCYYLKEHGDPQEGLHDHLRQSTGHQKAPTDK; this is encoded by the exons ATGGCAGATACATCAATACCCTTACATTCACTGCGATTCAACACTATGCCGAAGGAGGAAAATGTCGTCCCCCAAAACAGGGGGACGACCATCTCTGGACCAATGATAGAGTCAAGAGCAGAGGCTCAAATTCTGCAGTCTTGTGTACAGCCTATAGTCTCAACTTCAGCGTCAGACCCTGGAGGGATGTCGACACAGCTGATGACATCCCCAGCCTTTGACACCATGTCCACACCTCTAATGGGAGCATCAAACTCTGGAGCACTGTCCCCACTGCTAATGCCAGCCTCAGACGCTGGGGCACTGTCCCCATTGCTAATGCCAGCTTCAGATTCGGAAGGATTGTCTCCATTGCTAATGCCGACCTCAGACTCTGGGGCATTGTCCCCATTGCTAATGCCAGCCTCAGATTCTGGAACGTTGTCCCCATTGCTGTCCACTTCAGACTATGGATTAATGTCCCCAGGACTGATGACAATCCCTGACTTTGGAACAGTGTCCACAGCACTAATGGCAGGACCAGATTCTGCAGAGATATCACCATTGGCAATGCCGGCTCCATCCTCTGGAGCGATGTCTTCACCTATAATCACTTCATCCTCTGAAGACATGTCCACACCGTTGATGCTAGCCCCAGATCTTGGAGAGATATCCCCACTCCTAATGCCAGATGTAAACCCTGGAGTGATGTCCACACAGCCAGTGCCAGCTCCAGGCTCTGAAGCAATGTCACCATTGCAAATTACCGATGAAGACACTGAAGCAATGTCCAAAGTGCTAATGACTGCACTGGCCTCCGGAGAGATATCTTCACTGCTAATGTCAGGCACAGACTCTGAGGCGATATCCTCACTAATAATGTCAGCCCTGGCTTCTGGAGCAACGTCAACCCAGCCAACAAACACCCAAGACTCTGGAGAAATGTCCACCCAGCTAATGTCAGGCCCAGACTCTAAAGTAGTGTCTTCACCGCGAGTGTCAGCTCCAGGCTCTGGAGCAATGTCCACACTGCTCCTGTCAGTCCCAGATGCTGGAGAAATGTCCACATTGCCAAAGCCAGCCCCAGATGCTGAAGCACCGTCCCCACTGCTAATGTCGGCCCTAACCTCTGGAGTGATGCCCACCCAGCTGATGCCAGCCCATGGCTCTGGGGTGATGCCCCCACAATTAACACAAAATCTAGACTCTCAAATTACATCTACTCCACTGATGAGAACAGCAGCTTCTGTGACAATGTCTACACCACCAGTGAGAGCCTCAGACCCCGGAGCAATGTCCACACCACGAATGAGAACCTCAGGCTCTGGAAATATGTCTACATTGCTAAAGACAGTCCCAGATTCTGGAGCATTGTCCACTCCACTGATGACAGTCACAACCTCTGGAGCAATGTCCATGGAGCAAATGTCAACCACAGCCTCTAGAGTGATGTCCACACAGTTAACAATGGCCAGAACTTCTGGAGCAACATCCACAGGCTTTACCAAAGCCACAGCCAATGGGGCAATGTCCACACTGCGAACAAGAGCCCCAGCTTCTGGAATGAGGTCCACGTCGCTAAGGAGAGCCCCAGCTTCTGGAGCAATGTCCACACAGACAATTACAGCTCCAGCCTCTGAAACAAAATGTATGCTACAACTGACAGCCCCAGCCTCTGGGTCAATGTCCACACTGCAAACAAGAGCCCCTGTCTCTGGAGCAATGTCCATGTCACAAAGGAGAGCCACAGCCTCAGGAGTGATGGCTGTACCACAAATGAAAGCCTCAGCCTCTGGAGCAATATCCACCCCACTGCTGACAGCCAAAGCATCTGGAGCAATGTCCACACCGTTAATGAGAGACACAGCCTCGGGAATGATGTCCGTGCCACGAATGAGAGCTATGGCCTCAGGAGCATTGTCCAAGCCACTAACGACATCCAAAACCTCAGGAGCAACATTCGGGCAGCAAATGACAACCGCAGCTTCTGGAGAGATATCCGCAATGCTAATGGGAGACACAACTTCTGGAGCCATGTCCATGCAGCAGATGACAGACGCTGCCTCTGCAGGGATGTCCACACCACTAATGAGGGCCCCAGCCTCTGGAGACATGTCCATACCACAAATGACAGCCACAGCCTCTGGAACTATGTCCACACCTCTCATGAGAGCTCCAGGCCCTGGAACAATGCCCACAGCAGTAATGAGAGCCACAGTCTCTGGAAAGATGCCCAGTCAGCCAATGAGCACTCAAGATTCTCCAGGTATGTCCAGGGTGCTCATGAGATCTGTGACCTCTGGAGGGATGTTCCCACTGCAGATACAGGCCCTAGCCTCTGAAATGATGTCCACACCAAAAGTGAGAGCCCCAGCCTCTGGGGCAATGTCCACACCACGAATGAGAGCCTCAGACCCTGGAGACATGTCCACACTACTCACAAGAACTTCATCCTCTGGAGAGATGTCCCCACCACTAACGAGACCCCCAGCTTCTGGAGAGATAGCCACACCTCTGAGAGCCCCAGCTTATGGAGCAATGTCTACTCCACAAATGACAGCCACAGCCTCTGGAATGATGTCCATGCCACAAATGAGGGCTCCAATATCTGGAGTGATGTCCACACCACTAATGAGATCCATGGCCCCTGGAGTGATGTCCATGCCTCAAATGACAGCCACAGCCTCTGGAGGGGTGTCTATGCCACTGATGAGAGCCCCAGCCTCTGGAGCAACGCCCACATCACAAGTGATGCCCACAGCTTCTGGAGAGATGTGCACACTATCACTGCGGGCTCCAGCCTCTGGAGTGATGTCCCCACCACTATTAAGGGCTCCAGTCTCTGGAGGTATGTCCACACCACTAAGGAGATCCTCAGCCTCTGAAGCTGAGTCCACAGAGTTAATGAGAGCTCCAGCCTCTGGAAAGATAGCAACTGCACAAACGACAACTATGGCCTCTGAAGGGATGTCCAAGACATTAATGAGAGCCACAGCCTCTGGAACAATGCCCATGCCATTGATGTCACCCATGGCTTCTGGAGAGACATCCATGCCACTAATGAAAAGCATGGCCTCTGGAACAATGTCCACACTGCAAACAAGAGTCCTGAGTTCTGGATCTACACCCTTGCCGCAAACAATATATGCAACTTCTGGAGGGATGCCCACACCGCCAATGAGAGCCTCAGCTTCTGGAGCAATGTCCACACCACTTTTGAGAGCCTCAGCTTCTGGAATGATGTCCATGCCACTTCTGAGAGCCGCAACCTCTGGAGGGGTGTCCATGCCACTAATGAGGGCCCCAGGCCCgggggccatgtccacaccacaAATGGCGGTCACAGCTTCTGGAATGATGTCCACTCTAGAAATCAAAGCCACACACTCTGGAGAAAAATCTGCCTCTCACGTCAACATCACAGCCTCTGGTTCAAAGTCCACACCACATGTGACTGCCACAACCCCAGAAACAATGAATCCACCACCAAAGGAAGTCCCATCCTTTGGCATGCTGACCCCAGCACTCTGTTACCTCTTAGAAGAACAGgaagcagcccggggttcatgccctgtggaggaggaggtggagattgACGAGGAGAAGCAAATGAAGGTATTTTTGGACGATTCAGAGAAAATGGCATTTCTGGTGTCTCTTCATCTGGGGGCAGCAGAGCGGTGGTCCATCTTGCAGATGGAGGTAGGGAACCCTCTCTCAGGTGAAAATAAATCTTTCCTGAGCAGAGCGCAGGGCTTATATGACTCCCTATCTGAGATAGACATCCTCAGTGCTGTTCTTTGCCATCCCAAGCAGGGCCAGAAGTCAGTCAGGCAGTATGCCACTGACTTCCTGCTGCTGGCCCGACATTTGTCTTGGTCTGATGCCATTCTGCGGACCAGGTTTCTGGAAGGACTCTCAGAAGCTGTTACCACCAAAATGGGCCGGATCTTCCTGAAGGTGGCCGGCAGCCTAAAGGAGCTGATAGACAGGTCTCTCTACATCGAGTGCCAGCTGGCTGAAGAGAAGGATTCCCCGGGCAGCTCAAGCCAGGTTCTGCTGTCAGCCTGTAAGCGGAATAATGAGGAAGCAATGGAGAATGAACTGAACTCTCATCAGCAGACTGAGGAG CACCATCATGTTCCCAAACGCTGTTACTACCTGAAAGAGCATGGAGATCCTCAAGAGGGTCTACACGACCACCTTCGACAGAGCACAGGCCATCAGAAGGCCCCCACCGACAAGTAA